The window CCCATCTTCTGTCTGATATTCCGCCAGCTTCGTCAGCCACTGTCGCAAGCTAGCGCTCATCTTCTCCTGCAAAGAAGCCAACGCCACGCCAGGCTTCACACGTCCCAACAAATAGATCCAGTTAAGCTCGGGTCGGCGCAAAAACGCCCCCGAATCGAGCAGCGGCTCCATCACCATTGGGATAAAGAAGTCTGGCGGCGAATCACTCATTCTGTCGCCGTAAAACGACGGCGGCGTAATCCCGATGATCGTAATCGGATGCGTATTCAAAACGAACGTGCTTCCCACCACAGAAGGGTCTGCCGCATAGTCGCGACGCCACGTTTGATACGACATCACCGCTACCATCGGTGCGCCTTCGACGTCATCGGAGGGTAACATCATGCGTCCGGCAAACGGCTGCAGTTCAAAAGTCTGAAAGTAGTTCCCCGAAACAAATTCGCCCTGCGACGGCTTTGCCAGCGCACCGCCTACACTTCGGCGCGCTGTAATCGACCCAGGGGCGCTACCCGCCTGCATCGCAGCAAGGTTCTCAAACTCCGGCGTAGTATCCCGTAGATGTTTATAGAAGTCATAGGAAAATACCGAGTAGTCATCATTTTCAGGCGGCCCGCCAAGCACGCAGCAATCACCCTTATCGCCCACCCGCACCAAGGTCGTCGGATCGCTCACCGGAAGGTGTTGCAGAAGCACCGCATGCACAAGCGTAAAAATAGCCGCATTCGCACCAATCCCCAGAGCCAGCGTCACAATCGCCGTCAGAGCGAATCCCGGCGCCTTCCGCAACTGCCGCAGCGCATACTGCACGTCTTGAATAAATTTGTTCAACGATCTCCTCACCTGTGCAACCCGCTCGCACACTCGGCACTCAGTAATTGCGGCTACGCTTCTGATTAACTCTTGCTGCAACCCTTAGTGGCCGCCGTCCGTGATGCGATGTTCAGTCTCGCAGAGCCAACATCAACACGAACCCCGGCAGACTCCATCTGCGGGTTCATACCTGGCCGCCGTGCCGAACACCCTCTCCGACGACCGTCACCAATCGTCTTCAGAGTCGAAATCAGCACAGCTCGTGCCACCTTCAGCTCGGTCAGAGCCACGGAACGCAATGCAGGCTTCTTGCAAGCTGTGGCATGTACTGGACGCACCCCTCCAACTACGCTAAGAGCCACCACGTTGAGAGCGAGACCTAGCAAGACGAGCGGAACTACAGTCGCTGCAGTTCCTGACAATCCAATCGCCCGGCACATCTGTCGCAACTCCGCTCTCAAGTCCTCTAGTAACGTCGTCATGCCTCTACCTCCGCTAACAGTTGATTGAGTTCGCCCTCCGCCACAACCTTTCCATCAAACAGGTGCACCTGGCGCTCCGCATGTGCAGCGAACCGCGGATCGTGTGTCACCATGCAAATCGTCGCGCCCTCCGCATGCAGCTCCTGAAGCAGCTTCATCACGGCCTCACCATTCTTTGAATCAAGGTTTCCGGTCGGTTCGTCCGCCAGCAGGATGGAGGGCGAACCCGCCAGCGCTCGGGCCACTGCAACCCTCTGCTGTTGACCGCCCGAGAGCTGCGCCGGGTAGTGACGCATGCGGTGCGCCATATTTACCCGTTCGAGCGACTCCTGCACACGCTTCTTCCGCTCCGCTGCCGGCATCCCCGCCCGATACGTCAGCGGTAACTCGACATTCTCAGCAACCGTAAGATCACCAATCAGGTTGAAACTCTGGAAGATGAACCCAATCTCCTGATTACGAATCCTCGAACGATCCGCAAAGTTCAGGTTCGCCACCTCTTTGCCGTTGAGCGTATAGCGCCCGGCCGTCGGCGTATCGAGCAGCCCAATAATCGACAGCAGCGTCGACTTCCCACATCCCGAAGGCCCCGACATCGCCACATACTCACCGCGGTTGATATTCAAATGCACGCCGGACAACGCATGCGTCTCAATCTCATCGGTGTAAAAAATCTTCTTCAGGTCTTCGATTTGAATCATCGTCTCTGCGGCCATCGTTTGCTCTCCCTTATCGTCGTTTCCGCCAGGCGTGTGCCTAATTCAGGCGGATCTTATCTGTGTTGTCCCAGCGGCTCATGTCGGACAGGATGACGGTGTCGCCCTCCTGCAGTCCCTCAAGCACCTGAATGCTATTCACCGATGCGCGTCCAACCTTCACCGGAACCCGCACCGCTGTCTTTCCTTCCGTACCCAGTTTGAACAGGCTGATCGTACTGTTCTCGTTTCCAAACGCCGGCCGTCCTACGTACAACACGTCAGACATCCTGTCCAGGTCGATCGTTCCGTCCACACTCAGGTCGGGGCGGGCGCCTTGCGGCAACGCTCCAGCAAGTTCTACGTCAACCGTCACAGTTCCGTTCAATACCGCTGGATCAATTCTCACAACCTTGCCGTTGATTACGCCGTTATGCGTATCGATCTCGGCCGGTTGCCCAATCTGGATGTCCCTCGCCTGCGTCTCGGCAATCTTCAAAGTTGCCTTCAGCTGGTCGAGCTGCACTACCTTAGCAAGAGTCGTACCCGGAGCCACATGTTCGCCCACTTGATGCGGCAGCTCCGATAGAACACCACTGATACCCGCCTTCACACTCAACGCATCCAGCTGCTTTTGCTTCAATCCCAACAACGCCTTCGCCTGGTCGACCTTGGTCTGCTGCACCGCTAGCTGTGTTTCAATCGCCTTTTCGTTCAATGTCACCCGCTGCTTCTCGAGGTCATTGCGCGTCCTCAGCTCGTCAGCCTTGCCCTTCGAGGCGCTGTAAGTCAATCCGCTGATCACGCCCAGGTCGTACAGAGATTTATCTGTCTGAGCCTGTAGTTGTGCCTGGCTATGGTCCGCTCCTACCGTAGCCGCGGCAGCTTTTTGATCCATCAGATCACTCTGAACCTTGGCACGCGTGTTGATATAGTCCGCTTCAGCCCCCTTCAACTGCAGCTGAGCATCCAGCAACTCCTGTTGCAATTGAGGATCCACGAGATCCATCAACACCGTGTCCGGCTCAACCTTGGCACCAGGCAGCACGCGAATACGCACCACGGTAGCCTCGGTCTCCGACGGAATCAGCCGGATCTTGTCCTCTCGCGGCACCAGCGACCCCGGCCCACGCACCTGTCTCAACAGCGGTCCCCGTTTCACCGCATCAGTCCACACAGTCGCGCGATCAACCTCAGGTGCGGCCGGCTTCAACCGCGTCACGAAAAACGCAATCACCGCAAGAGCAACCACCGCGCATCCGCCAGCAATCCATTGCTGACGCATCTTCTTTTTTTTGATATCCGGTCTAGAGATGTCCATTGCGCCATAGAAAGTTGCAAGCGCATGGCCAATCTCGTCCATTTATTTTCAAACACTTAGAGGCGTCACCCAGCCCAAACCGTCCGCAAACGAAACAAACTGTCCACAACCGAACACTTTGAACAACACCCTATTTGGCTACGGAGATTTTGAAGAGACCCAGCAACTTTGAAGAAATATTTTGCTGCGTTTTGAAAAAATTCTTCCAAGGATCACGACCTAGCTTCCCCCTCCACCCAGCAAAATCAGCGGCACGGACAATAGGACGCTCCTGCAACTTCAGATCGTTCCAGCTCAGTGGCAGCGAGACAGCGGCACCAGCCCGAGCCCGCGGAGAGAACGCTGCAACCGCGGTCGCACCACGCTCATTCCGCAAATAATCGAGAAAGATCTTCTCTTTTCGCGCAGCTTTACTCATCTTCGTCAGGTACAAACTTGGCTGAACCTTCTCCATCTGCACCACGAACGCATGGGCGAACTGTTTGATCACCGTCCAATCATGTTCCGGCTCAATCGGCACCACCACATGCAGCCCCTTACCACCCGTACTCTTCAAAAAGCTCTCCAGCCCAAGCTTCTTAAGCTCCTTGCGGACTTCGCCAGCGCTTGCTGCAAGCCTGGCCCATGGCACCGTAGGGTCAGGATCTAGATCAATAATGATGCGATCGGGATGTTCCAGATCTTCATTGCGAGATCCCCACGGATGCACCTCGAGCACACCCATCTGTGCCAGCCCGGCCAACGCCTCCGCGCTAGACAACGTAATGTAAGGCTCGATCTTCCCCGTCTTTTTATCCGGAATATCGACCGCAGTGACACCAGGCGGCATCAAGTGGTTCATGTGTTTCTGATAGAAGCACTGCTTCTCACTACCCTCAGGGCAACGCACAAGCGACAGAGGACGCCCTTCAACATGCGGCAGCATGTATGGCGCAATCGCCCAGTAGTAGTCAGCGAGTTGCTGCTTGGTAAGCTGCGTTTCTACATCAAGGATCTTCTCCGCATGCGTCAGCCGCACCGGAGCACTCTCCGCCGCGGTCGCTTTCGCAGCTTTCCTCGGTACGTCCTTTGCCCGAGTAGCTTCTGCAGGAACTGCCTTCGCTGCAATACCACCAGCAGAACCGGAGTACGAAGTACGCTTCATACTATGAGATCGCGGCACCACAGTAGGCTCTTCCTTTCGAACCTCCATCGCAGGTTTGTCCTCCCGCAATCCCTTGAACGACGCCTGCCGAACAAGGTTATCCGCAGTCCATGTCGCAAAGTTAACCTGCGCCACCAGTTTCGGCTTCACCCAGACAGCCCCTTTTCGAGCGTCGCCCGGCAGCTTCTCAAACGGCATGGCACTCTGACGCAGCTCATCCAACTGGTCGCGAAGGACACGATGAGTCTTCTGCGTAAAACCCGTGCCTGTACGCCCCGCATAGATTAACTTCTTCGCGTCATAGTACCCAAGCAACAACGCTCCAACTCCATGAGTTCCATTCGATGGCAACGTAAACCCACCAATAACAAACTCCTGCTCATGAACGCACTTCAGCTTCAGCCAATCGCCACCCCGCCCACTTGAATACTTGCTCGCTGCACGTTTTGAGATGATCCCCTCAACATGCAGCTCGCAAGCCTTCTCAAAGAAGACCTCGCCGCTCGTCTCAATATGCTCGCTGAGGCGCAAAAACTCACCACCATTTTTGAGCAGTGTGGGAAGTAGCGCCTTGCGTTCAACCAGCGGCAGCCCCCGAAGACTGTGCCCATTCAGATGAAGCAGATCAAACACAAAATAACTGAGCGGCTTCTTCACACCCTCTTGAAATGCGGCCTGCAAATCGGCAAAGCTGGTGTTTCCGTTCTCGGCAAGCACGACCACCTCACCATCCAAAATCGCCTTCTCCGCTGGAAGGCCTCCTACGAGGGCAGCAATCGTCTTCATCCGATGCGTCCAGTCCAACCCTGTCCGCGTCAGCAGTTGCACTTTATCGCCATCCTTGCGAGCCTGAATTCGATAACCGTCAAGCTTCAACTCATGCAGCCAGCCTGCGCCACTCGGCGGTGTCGTCGCCTGCAACGCAAGCTCCGGAGTAACAAACTGCGGCAGCTTCTCCTTTGGTGCACCATGTGGCACAGAGAGTTTGACCGCACGCGCAGATTTACTCGAAGCCCCACCGCCAGGCGTCGCACTCTTCGCATCGTTCCGGTACCACGCGTTGCCCTTCGCGGTCTCCTTCGAGTTCCACACATGGTCTTCGTTCTTCGCAATCTCGTCGAGGCCTCGCCCGGTCACAACGCTGTTCGGTGCCTCATCCGTGATCGGCGGATCGTCTTTGCCTCTCTCAAACTCGTCATGCTCTTTGATCAGCAACCAGTTTGGCTTGCTCTCATTCGCAGCCTTGCCGCCCATGCGAATCAGCGCCCACTTCCCCTTCATCTTCGTGCCATGCATGATGAACTTCAACGAACCCGTACGCAGTCCCGCGTCCACATCAGTATGACCAGCCTGTGGCTCCCAAGTCCCCTGGTCCCACACCATGACGGTGCCGCCACCATACTGGCCCTTCGGAATGATCCCCTCAAACCCGCCATAATCAATCGGATGATCTTCCACCTGCACGGCGAGCCGTTTGTCGCCGGTAAAGTAGCTCGGCCCCTTAGCGACTGCCCAGCTCTTCAGCACACCGTTCCAACCAAGCCGAAAGTCATAGTGCAGACGCGTCGCCGCATGCTTCTGAATCACAAAGGGCAACGGCTGATTATTGAAAAACTTCTTCTTCGCCGACCCACTAGGCTCACCCGTAATCTCAAAGTCCCGCATCGAGCGGTAGAGCCCAAGCTGCTCGTCGACCGCGTCCGCCGCAGACGCTGGTGCCTTCGACTTCGTTCTCTTCTTCGTAGCCATAGCGTTCTATGCCGACTTCTTTTGCTTACTCGCCTTCGTTCTTGCAGGCTTTACCAGCGTAATGCCCTTCTTCGCCGTTGCAGCAGACTTCGTCGCAGCTTTTTTCTTAGTCGCCGGCGCTTCATCACCACGCACGCTCTTCCGCAACGCATCCATCAGGTTGATCACCTTAGCTGACTTCGGTGCTGCCTCATCCCGTGGAATCGGCTTGTGCGCAATCTTGGCCTTAACCAGCTCGCGCAGCGCAGCCTCATACTCATCCTTGAACTTCTCCGGCGCAAACTTCGCAGCTTTGCGCTTAATCAGCTCCTTCGCCAAAGAAAGTTGATCCTCATCCACCGCAACCTTCTTAATCTCTCCAAAGTACTCCGCGGGATTCCGCAGCTCCTCTGCATAGCGCATCGTATAGGCCATCATGCCCGCAAGCTTGTCATCACTAGGCGCAGAGATCGCCACCAGATGCTCACGTCCACCAAACGCGATCTTGCCCAAGGCAACTTTCTTCGTCGCTTGCAGTGCCTTCCGAACCACTGCAAAAGCCTCACCCTGCATGTCGTCTTCCGGCACGACAAAATAAGGTTTCTCAAAGAACTCGGGATCTAATTCATCCTCATCGACGAGCTGAGTTACCGCGAGCGTATGCCGAGACGGAATGCGCAGATGCTCAATCTCATCCGGCTCAACCATCACGTACTCCCCCTTGCGATACTCATATCCCTTCACGATGTCCGCATTCTCGATCGGCTCTTCATCGCCCGAGACCTTCTGGTGCTTGATTCGCTCTCCGCTCTTGCGGCTGAGCTGGTGGAAGTGAATCTCGCTCTTCGACTCCGTCGCGGGAAACAGTTTGACCCCGAACGATACAAGAGAGATTTGGATCTGACCTGACCAATACGGACGTGGCATATGGAGTTCTCCAAAAGATTGGAAGCAATTTCGCGCTTGGAAGATGCATTAGCTGATGCAAGGAGAGTCTAACCCGCTTGACACCTGATCTTCTCCATACGATTACCACTAGCAGTTCATGCCCCTCCACGAAGCCAGATCACAACCCTATACTGAAGCTCGACACATGCTCACACCGCTCAATGTAATCGCCGCCGTACTGACCCTTTCTCCTTTTCTGGCCGCGGCCTTCTTGGGCGAAATCATGCTCCGACATATACAAGCTTTTCCTATAGCAGCAAGGGTGCTATTGCCCATCGCCCTGTGCGTCCCATACCTTCTGGTGACCATCTCCGCAGGCAACTTTCGTTGGAGCTGGCTCGCCCTCTACGCTCTTCTACCGGTCGTAGTCGCTCTCCTCATGCATCAAGCCGCGCAAGCCGACCCGCACCAAACCGGCAACTGGCGCGACCTTCTGGTTCTCCTCACTCTCGGCCTCGCAGTCGACCTCCGCTGGTTCGAATCCGCGTGGCCCCCGCACCTCGCCGTCTTCAACAAGATGCTACTGCTCGACGCAGGCATCTATGGCATCCTCTACATCCGCCAACTCGACGGCGTCGGCTTCGATCTGCGCATTAAACTCCGCGACATCGGCATCGGCTTACGAGAGTGCGTTTTCTACCTTCCAATCGCACTCATACTCGGCCTAAACCTCAGCTTCCTGCACTTCCATCCACACTGGCCACGACTCTTGCAACTCGTCGGAGCCTATCTCTTCACCTTCTCCTTTATCGCAGTCCCCGAGGAGCTCTTCTTCCGCGGCTGGATGCAGAACCTCCTCGAGCGGCGTATCGGCCGTCGTGCAGCACTTTTTCTGACAGCCTGCATCTTCGGTTTGTCTCACTTCAACAAACGCGCCCTTCACTTCAATTGGCGCTACGTTCTGCTCGCTGCGATCGCAGGAGTCTTCTACGGCAGGGCTTGGCGTCAAGACCGGCGCGTCGGCGCATCCGCCGTCACCCACGCCACCGTCGATACCTTATGGTCCATCTGGTTGAGATGATGCCGTCCATGCGGGCGATACTTCAAGTAACCAAGCCCCACCCTCATATTGTGCTGCACCGTCGCCGGCACACTAATCGCAACACAAACCCCGAGAATCGCGTGAGCAATCCCCAACGTAAACAAGTTGCGATAGTGAAGAAAAACCATGCACGCCGCCACCCCCCAAATCAGTGTCATCACCGTCAGCACCGGATTGGGCAGATGCGCAAAGGCAAACAACCCCGCCGCCACCAACACCGCAACACGCCTGTCCGGCATCAGCCGTTGCAGACGGCGGAGCATAAAATCCTGCAACAAAAACTGCTGAAAGAGCGACCAGATCGCATAGCCCCAGAAGCTTTGCACAAACCGAAACGGACTGGGCGGCGCATGCAGGGTCTGCAGTCGTCTCGCCAATAAAACGGCTCCCACCGACGCACAAAGAGCAATCCCCACCACCCAGAGCGACGAAACAAAGCCCTTCAAACGGACTCCCA is drawn from Edaphobacter lichenicola and contains these coding sequences:
- the ligD gene encoding DNA ligase D encodes the protein MATKKRTKSKAPASAADAVDEQLGLYRSMRDFEITGEPSGSAKKKFFNNQPLPFVIQKHAATRLHYDFRLGWNGVLKSWAVAKGPSYFTGDKRLAVQVEDHPIDYGGFEGIIPKGQYGGGTVMVWDQGTWEPQAGHTDVDAGLRTGSLKFIMHGTKMKGKWALIRMGGKAANESKPNWLLIKEHDEFERGKDDPPITDEAPNSVVTGRGLDEIAKNEDHVWNSKETAKGNAWYRNDAKSATPGGGASSKSARAVKLSVPHGAPKEKLPQFVTPELALQATTPPSGAGWLHELKLDGYRIQARKDGDKVQLLTRTGLDWTHRMKTIAALVGGLPAEKAILDGEVVVLAENGNTSFADLQAAFQEGVKKPLSYFVFDLLHLNGHSLRGLPLVERKALLPTLLKNGGEFLRLSEHIETSGEVFFEKACELHVEGIISKRAASKYSSGRGGDWLKLKCVHEQEFVIGGFTLPSNGTHGVGALLLGYYDAKKLIYAGRTGTGFTQKTHRVLRDQLDELRQSAMPFEKLPGDARKGAVWVKPKLVAQVNFATWTADNLVRQASFKGLREDKPAMEVRKEEPTVVPRSHSMKRTSYSGSAGGIAAKAVPAEATRAKDVPRKAAKATAAESAPVRLTHAEKILDVETQLTKQQLADYYWAIAPYMLPHVEGRPLSLVRCPEGSEKQCFYQKHMNHLMPPGVTAVDIPDKKTGKIEPYITLSSAEALAGLAQMGVLEVHPWGSRNEDLEHPDRIIIDLDPDPTVPWARLAASAGEVRKELKKLGLESFLKSTGGKGLHVVVPIEPEHDWTVIKQFAHAFVVQMEKVQPSLYLTKMSKAARKEKIFLDYLRNERGATAVAAFSPRARAGAAVSLPLSWNDLKLQERPIVRAADFAGWRGKLGRDPWKNFFKTQQNISSKLLGLFKISVAK
- a CDS encoding CPBP family intramembrane glutamic endopeptidase, giving the protein MSSGTIGALDLPAGGRSEATRWRRRTLLDLAVGYGLILIVIWTPAPLRSVLYFVTVGWVGFATWSSFDSWDAMGVRLKGFVSSLWVVGIALCASVGAVLLARRLQTLHAPPSPFRFVQSFWGYAIWSLFQQFLLQDFMLRRLQRLMPDRRVAVLVAAGLFAFAHLPNPVLTVMTLIWGVAACMVFLHYRNLFTLGIAHAILGVCVAISVPATVQHNMRVGLGYLKYRPHGRHHLNQMDHKVSTVAWVTADAPTRRS
- the ku gene encoding non-homologous end joining protein Ku; this translates as MPRPYWSGQIQISLVSFGVKLFPATESKSEIHFHQLSRKSGERIKHQKVSGDEEPIENADIVKGYEYRKGEYVMVEPDEIEHLRIPSRHTLAVTQLVDEDELDPEFFEKPYFVVPEDDMQGEAFAVVRKALQATKKVALGKIAFGGREHLVAISAPSDDKLAGMMAYTMRYAEELRNPAEYFGEIKKVAVDEDQLSLAKELIKRKAAKFAPEKFKDEYEAALRELVKAKIAHKPIPRDEAAPKSAKVINLMDALRKSVRGDEAPATKKKAATKSAATAKKGITLVKPARTKASKQKKSA
- a CDS encoding efflux RND transporter periplasmic adaptor subunit; the protein is MDISRPDIKKKKMRQQWIAGGCAVVALAVIAFFVTRLKPAAPEVDRATVWTDAVKRGPLLRQVRGPGSLVPREDKIRLIPSETEATVVRIRVLPGAKVEPDTVLMDLVDPQLQQELLDAQLQLKGAEADYINTRAKVQSDLMDQKAAAATVGADHSQAQLQAQTDKSLYDLGVISGLTYSASKGKADELRTRNDLEKQRVTLNEKAIETQLAVQQTKVDQAKALLGLKQKQLDALSVKAGISGVLSELPHQVGEHVAPGTTLAKVVQLDQLKATLKIAETQARDIQIGQPAEIDTHNGVINGKVVRIDPAVLNGTVTVDVELAGALPQGARPDLSVDGTIDLDRMSDVLYVGRPAFGNENSTISLFKLGTEGKTAVRVPVKVGRASVNSIQVLEGLQEGDTVILSDMSRWDNTDKIRLN
- a CDS encoding CPBP family intramembrane glutamic endopeptidase, which codes for MLTPLNVIAAVLTLSPFLAAAFLGEIMLRHIQAFPIAARVLLPIALCVPYLLVTISAGNFRWSWLALYALLPVVVALLMHQAAQADPHQTGNWRDLLVLLTLGLAVDLRWFESAWPPHLAVFNKMLLLDAGIYGILYIRQLDGVGFDLRIKLRDIGIGLRECVFYLPIALILGLNLSFLHFHPHWPRLLQLVGAYLFTFSFIAVPEELFFRGWMQNLLERRIGRRAALFLTACIFGLSHFNKRALHFNWRYVLLAAIAGVFYGRAWRQDRRVGASAVTHATVDTLWSIWLR
- a CDS encoding ABC transporter ATP-binding protein, yielding MAAETMIQIEDLKKIFYTDEIETHALSGVHLNINRGEYVAMSGPSGCGKSTLLSIIGLLDTPTAGRYTLNGKEVANLNFADRSRIRNQEIGFIFQSFNLIGDLTVAENVELPLTYRAGMPAAERKKRVQESLERVNMAHRMRHYPAQLSGGQQQRVAVARALAGSPSILLADEPTGNLDSKNGEAVMKLLQELHAEGATICMVTHDPRFAAHAERQVHLFDGKVVAEGELNQLLAEVEA